The following are encoded together in the Pleurocapsa sp. FMAR1 genome:
- a CDS encoding iron-containing alcohol dehydrogenase family protein, which translates to MSKTAAANKTATSYTPLAISPARVLRGEHCLANSGQEIAKLGVRPLVIGGNNTLKTIKPFIEPVLKAEKLISQSASYSPDCAESSLIKLKNLATEHQADLVIGVGGGKALDTAKLLAHQCGLPIVTIPTSGATCAAWTALSNIYSEAGAFEYDVTLSRCPELLILDYGLVRTAPQRTLVAGIGDAIAKWYEASVSSGESSATLLISAVQQARILRDILFQKSAIALQKPDSNEWREVVDATVLLAGVIGGLGGAECRTVAAHAVHNGLTHLVEAHDVLHGEKVAYGILVQLRLEEMVQGNILAASSRQQLIKFYTEIGLPKTLEDLGLENISLAQLRKVAIIATQPQSDIHRLPFSVSAEQLTAAMVSTTVKTAKATSTATRK; encoded by the coding sequence ATGAGCAAAACCGCAGCAGCAAATAAAACAGCAACTAGCTATACTCCCTTAGCCATCTCTCCTGCACGGGTGCTGCGGGGTGAACATTGTTTGGCAAACTCAGGTCAAGAAATTGCCAAATTGGGTGTGCGTCCTTTGGTGATCGGCGGTAATAATACCCTGAAGACTATTAAGCCTTTTATAGAGCCTGTGCTGAAGGCTGAGAAACTAATTAGCCAATCTGCCAGCTATAGTCCAGATTGTGCCGAGTCTTCACTGATTAAATTAAAAAATTTAGCCACAGAACATCAGGCAGATTTAGTTATTGGTGTTGGTGGTGGCAAAGCTTTAGATACGGCGAAACTTTTGGCTCATCAGTGTGGTTTACCAATAGTTACCATTCCCACTTCTGGAGCTACCTGTGCTGCCTGGACGGCTTTATCAAATATTTATTCTGAGGCAGGAGCGTTTGAGTATGATGTAACTCTTAGCCGTTGTCCTGAGCTTTTGATTCTAGATTATGGTTTGGTGCGTACTGCTCCTCAAAGAACTTTGGTTGCAGGTATTGGCGACGCGATCGCTAAATGGTATGAGGCTTCAGTTAGTAGTGGTGAATCTTCAGCTACCTTGTTAATTTCGGCGGTACAGCAGGCGCGAATTTTGCGAGATATTCTATTCCAAAAATCGGCGATCGCTTTACAAAAACCTGATAGTAATGAATGGCGCGAAGTAGTTGACGCTACGGTTTTGCTGGCAGGGGTAATCGGCGGTCTTGGAGGAGCAGAATGTCGAACTGTAGCTGCTCACGCGGTTCATAATGGCTTGACCCATCTTGTAGAAGCTCATGACGTACTGCACGGAGAAAAGGTAGCCTACGGTATTCTAGTTCAGTTACGTTTAGAAGAAATGGTGCAGGGTAATATTTTGGCAGCATCATCCAGGCAACAGCTAATTAAGTTTTATACTGAAATTGGTCTGCCAAAAACTTTAGAAGATTTAGGATTAGAAAATATTAGCTTGGCTCAACTACGCAAGGTAGCAATTATCGCCACTCAGCCTCAATCGGATATTCATCGATTACCCTTTAGCGTATCTGCTGAACAGTTAACAGCAGCAATGGTTTCAACTACGGTAAAAACTGCTAAAGCTACTAGTACCGCTACGCGGAAGTAG